Proteins encoded within one genomic window of Methanosarcina barkeri str. Wiesmoor:
- a CDS encoding helix-turn-helix domain-containing protein has product MPSLYRVYPSKDQKRLIKAHFGACRFVYEPIPKATLLLIIGNSQNYFHDHELD; this is encoded by the coding sequence ATACCGAGCCTATACCGAGTCTACCCCAGCAAAGATCAGAAACGACTTATTAAAGCTCATTTTGGAGCTTGTAGATTTGTCTATGAGCCTATCCCAAAAGCCACTTTACTCTTAATCATTGGGAATTCTCAGAATTATTTTCATGATCATGAGCTTGATTGA